The Anguilla anguilla isolate fAngAng1 chromosome 2, fAngAng1.pri, whole genome shotgun sequence genome contains the following window.
TCGAAGCGTTTTTTGCTTGCTCCGCTATTGGTGCCACCCGGAGTGTCCACATCCATTGCCGCCGCCATCTTGTACGTtcagctgagtgtgtgtgcgtctgcgcgTCGTTACCGGTCGTTACTCAGCGTGTCATGCCGTCGGTGACGTCGATAAACGCACAAATGTTGTAGTAAGCTGGTGCGTTCTCAAAAAAAACGCTGAACAGTGGCTAcagagagatttatttttgaagagtGCGGTACTTATTACAAATGTAGAAGGTATCTCAAGACGAACGTGTGCAGCACTATACCtaacagtaaacaaacacatcAGTAAGAAggtttattaatttctttttaaatttatacgtATGGAGACTTATGGCACATTACATAAAGAAGCCTGTGATTATGAACACGTATTCAAAATACTGGtctcaactttttattttattttactactgTCAATAATACTTTTAAAGTAAACTGGATTGGGCTAATCTTTAAAAAACCCAACCTCTTTTTGGAATTGTACACCAATTTTATCTTTTCTCAGTTTTCTCCCCCTAAAAGTATTTCATATGGAATAATAGggacatttcataaaaaaaacaaatcattgttttatgaaaaatggTCTTCCAGCAACATAATCCTGTGGCGTGTCGGCTTTTTAACGCCCAGGGTTGCCAGCCGACTTATTCTGAATTCTTATCTAAATTTAATGTCCCTGTAAACCAGAAGAAAATTGCTATAGTTGTTACTTCCTCTGGGGTTGTGATGCACTTCTGGGGTATAGTTCAAACCCAGCCTCCGATAGTTTCTCTGGATCCAGAGAAACTATCGGTCATAGCTGCATATACTTATATTCACAATTTCAAAATAGTAATCGCAGCATCcaaactttatttcagaaagaTGTTGTAACCCATTCATTTGTATCAACCAATTGTAGCATTTATGTAAATAACCTAAATtggaataatatttattaactattaaaatgaaagagagCGCAGTCAAAACAATACACAAATTCTATccctgctatttttattttaaaaataataataatattgatgaaaattgttaattttgtggcttatgtccaaaaaacatgcttcatttatttctgctaccattttcagtgtttttggtctaacatgctttcattttaaatcattgaTGGTGATTTTCTTCTTTGCTTTGAAGACATAGGCTACTGTTTGGTTTCTACAACTCTGGTAATAATAGTTATAAAGACTATGATATTAGAAATCATTACCTGCTATGTAAAAATTCGCTAAAGTGCAGACAGCAGAAATATCTACAACGCGTCTTGATGTTCCCGAAGTCCGCTCGCAGGCAGAGTTACGTCATTTGACGTATTGTTTAACTTCACGTAGCCAACAGTTTTGTGGAAAAAATCAGGTTCTACCGAGATTTGAACTCGGATCGCTGGATTCAGAGTCCAGAgtgctaaccattacaccatAGAACCATACGTTTCACTAAGCCAACACGGCCAGAAATCATTGAGAAAATATACGATcaataaaaaagttttgttaatAGGACTAAATCATCCAAAGACTTCAAATGGATTGTTCAAGCTATGTAGGCCtactaaattttaaaaagaacaaaagcaaaTATTGAGGATTGCAGTACACAAGTAGCAAGAAACTACAACCACCAGAAAGcataaacatttttctgattgGAAGATTGAAAATTTCACCTAGCCAATAGGATAGTCGAATAGATCAGCATGTCTCATCATGGAGTGGATGAGTTTATAAGGtaagcagtttcttttttttaaatggggttTAATGTCCTTCAGCGTGTGTTTTAGCTAGGTGCATTGATAATTGCGTtaattgcacattttcaaaGATACAGCGTATTTGCTTGTAAGCTCTATGTGTGAAAATCAAGAGAAAAAGGTAGACATCGAGGCTAAACCACTACCTAGCTAATGTTGGCTAGTACGCggtaaaacaaaacatatgaTTCCAAGTGGGTCATATGCAGAGATAAGCTTTCGAAGGAACTCgtcagctttttaaaacaaatcatcTTGCCTAAATCCATTACCTATAATGACAGGGAATATTTCTGGAGTACAATTTAACTAGTAGGTGCACTGTAGGCTACTTGGCTTTTCAGTGTCATCTTCATTCAGGTGGCCTATCGTTGTCTTGTTTTGAACGGTTGGCTTTTTAATACAGGGTGAACTGGagcattattatatttatttgtaacgTTGCGTCTAAAGTGACAATTGTACACGTATGCTTCTCGTGTGATGTGGGGAACTCGTTTATGCCAATTCAAAGTGTGTCCGACAGTTTATTCTTGTATAAATAATGAGGTAGAATTTTAACGTTACACGTAAGTTGATCGCCTCTCTTTAAAACGGAAGTCGTTTTAGCCCGTGTAAAGGAGGTAATGCGTTAGACTGGAGGAGAAATTTGTGGAGGTCATTCAGATGTGTGACATGATTCCTAGACAGCCACGTTTCATGGGTGAACTGGAGGAGATCGTTGGGCTACCAAGTCTGGAATTTATCAGCGTGTCTTCCGTACACAGGCAAACCAATTTTTATGGATTGAATGTCAGCAgggtttttctttcttgcatTAAGCCATTTAACCTACAGAAAACACTCTCTGCTTGTCAAGGATACAGTTAGTCCCCTTTAGctgccccttttctttcttaatAAAGGACCATTACTCTATATGACAAACAAACTCTGGTATTTGTAaccgccttgtaacccctcccacccgcccgaagggatcacagagcttctccaccctagctccccagtggtggaacgaactccctctccgaacctccccctcactacccttCTTCCgctgtggcctgaagactcatctcttcagactacctagactaaccaccaccacgctgtatatttcactctaaatctcccccccccccccccccccccccccccgccacttgttacatgttgctccatcccagcacttcttggtaatttgtatttgtcctaatactgtagcttattcttctgcctagttggctttgcagaggttaggtctgaatagcgttcactgtgtgaactaaactgtgttcttggctagaaatagctgtacaaaataagtattgtaccttactgaacctgtgtttagcagttgtctatgaccatgaaatgcactttttgtacgtcgctttggataaaagcgtctgccaaataaatgtaatgtaatgtatttcctGTAAGCTTAATCTGCCAGGTTCTACATGCAATGTGTCAAATTCAGAATTGTCCTTAAATACACTGGTGTGGTTTGCATTCCTTTTCAGAATGATGTTACATTTCAACTCCTAGCAGACATTCTGAGTGActtacagaagtggagaacatcagtgttcaCAAAAATGACATAATCAATAAGACACACGAGACCAGGTtataatcaataaattaaatgtcaacTGAACAAACAATAGTTTGTATTATAAGAAAATACCACTAGACAGAACCTTTTTACCCAACCACACCAAAATCAGTATCCTGAAAGGAAATCCAAAAGACAGAACAAATTTCGACTTTCTGAGCAAGTGTGGACTCCATTGCACCGATATGTttgttaaaacaaacaatttattcTTCTGTAATACTTTAAATTGACTTGTATTGAGTAGTCATTTTTATAACATATATTTGCCATAATACAATGATGGATGAATACATTTGTTGCTTAAACAGGCGGTGAAATCACAGTGATTCTGActtctaaaataaatgaaatgacatgTATCCACTTTGTTCTATAACGTTGCATCCAACTGTTGGATTtggtttggttatttttttattaattaaatggttcttatcagtttttaaaaacctgcattTCAACTTTGCTCTTTGGTTTACAGGCCTCATTTCCCATGATGTCATCAAAAGCAGAAAGAAGCTGTTTAGGCATTTCATAAATCTCCTCATTGTGTAAGTTATCCAATAAGGAAGGACAGAAAATGCCAAATCGATGTGTAGCATATGGCTGTGTAAAGACACACGAGGACAACGTGACCCTCTTCAAATTCCCCAAAGACCCTGTTGAGTACCGCATATGGGAGAAGCAGGTCCAAAGGACTCGGACCAACTGGACGGCAAAGTCCACCTCACACCTGTGCAGTGACCATTTTGGCAAGGACTGCTTTGAGCCCAAACCATCAGCAGCGGTGAAGGGCTCCCTCCCGAAATCCTCCTTGAAATTAAAGGAGGGTGCTGTCCCAACGGTGTTCATCCTCCCCCCCTGTTCCAGCTGTGAGGGTGACGGCAGAGACTGCAGCGCTTGTACCCCGAAAGCAAAGAGGCGCAGCGTGACTGTGGAACAGAAGGATCGTACGATGGTAAGCAATGTCACTGCCCCCCTTTAAAGAGCTGCTATCACAAAAAAGACACATCTCAGATGTCGGTGTTGATTTAATAACGTAGGCATTATAACATGACTTTTTTCTTGGTTGAAAACCTATGAATTTATCTGAATttaagcagttctgcaaagaagggTGGCATAGAATTCccccacagcaatgtgaaagactaaTATCAAATTGTAGaaagtttgtttggtttttgctgctaaaggtggtgcaaccagtcataaatgaactcatttgtgttttgtgtttactcaggttccctctgtctaatattacatttagtcTGTTACAGACctgaaatcattcagtgtgacaaatatgcagtaatagaggaaatcaagaaggcggcaaatactttttcacggcactgtaccTGCATTTGCTGCATGATCTGTGCAGGCTGCACTTTCTAAGCTCTGCTCACCTTCTCCAGGAGGACGAACCTGCAGGTACAGCTGGCCCCTTGCAGGGGAACACAACTGGTCTGGAGCaagaggaggaagatgatgatgatgatgataatgatgaggtggaggaagaagaggaagaggaggaggaggacaatgAAGAGGGTGCAGATAATCATAAAGAAGAGATAGTAATAAGTCCCTCAAAGGGCCCTTCCTCCCCATCCAAAGCCTCCTCTCCAAAGGATGATGAGCCTGGtaagagtgggcggggcttttagaaggtggtggtgggtggggggtggcagtAAAGTGTGGAAAACCCTGAGGGGGGGCACTGGGGTAAATGACTCATTTGGAATCCTGCTTGTAGGTACATGATAGAATGTAGTCATCTATGACAGTGATTCATCAACACTCTTTCTTGTTTtatctttctccctcttctcgcctctttctttctccctctatttctccctcctaccctctgtccctttccctccctgttctcctcccctgcctcctgtagctgtgtgtgagatgtgtggcATAGTGGGCACCAAAGACACCTTCTTCTCCAAGACCAAGCGCTTCTGCAGCGTCTCCTGCTCACGCTCCTACTCCTCAAACTCCAAAAAGGCCTCCATCCTGGCCCGGCTGCAGGTGAGGgcccagtagggggcagcagtgagcaTCAGCACAGTGCCCCCAGGTCTGGTTCATGCTCTATGCAGATTTGGGACGTGTGCAAGCTCTTTGCTGACATACCATATGCGTGTTTGCCGGCTTAAGTTAGCCATGTCTGAGGTTATATACTGCTCATCCATTAGGTGGCAGCCATTGTTCAAAGCAGTTTACATCGGAAAAGGTTTCTTCTTCGTTTGTAGTTGTTTGTTgaacagtatttacattttgcGCCTCCAAAGGAAGGAATTGCGCCACCCATTTGCCTTGACTTAAAAATTTGGGGAAAATTTTGGGGTTGCTTTTTGCATCATTGCACGTGTTCCTTGCCTTGAGTATGTAAACAGGCCTGAGAGGCAGGCTATTGTGGGTACTGTCAGGTTAACACAGCTTCGGATACTAAGGTTATAGAACAGTTCAGTACAGTGTGAAAAATGTAGTTCCATGTGTTTTGTGAGATAGAAGGCCTACACTTTTCTACAACAGCCTCTTTTCACAGCTGGAAAAAATACTTATTGTTAAATCAACAACCGGATCTTGCAGTGATCTGGACAAAATACTTAGTGAATGAAGCTACTGAAGCCCCTTCAGTAATGGAAATTAAACCCCTGGAATTTTGGCTGTGGCCTGTTTGACTACTGCCCCTCAATGTGTGAGGTGTagaacagcccccccctccccctccccatttcctctgctctctcagatGCTCTGTTGCAGGCTCAGTGTGGGACAGGCAGGGCAGGTAGTTTTGGGGGAGGCTGGCAGGGATGCCCTGGACTGCCGGCCGTGTGGAACGGTAAGCCCGCCCAGCCACCGCCCAGCCACCGGCCAGTCCAGCACAGATAATGGACCGCAGTGACGGCAGCTTCCAGGTTGACGAATGTGACAGTCAAAATGAATGGGTTCGCAGCATCgctggtgctgattggctgcctgctgGGGTTCCGCGTGTACGTGCGTTTTCACTGTGAACGGGTGGGGCGAGGCGGCCGGTGCAGACCTGTGAGGCGCTGGAGGAGACGGgtgactgtgtgctgtgtgtccaGGGTAAGCCTCCCACTAAGAAGGCCAAGGTCCTGCACAAAGCCGCCTGGTCCTCCAAGCTGGGCGCCTTCCTGCATTCCCAGGGCGTCGGCCAGCTGCTGGATGGCACCATCCCTGGACAGGACGGTGAGATCAGAAACTGTTAAATCACATAGGCttacacgtgctcacacacacacacacacactcacacactcacactcacagacattgaCTGATGCACACACTCAGAAGTTGCCTggtggcaaacacacacattccttagctgactgattctctctctctctctcacacacacacacacacacacacaaactcactgacTCTTACTCACACACGCTTGaaggcagacacacatacacacaggcattacTACGTACTGATTGAAGTAGACCTGCAGTTGCAGTGATGCTTTTAGCTCTATGGCATGCATGGTGTTCGATGTTAGCGATTAGCCGCAGATGTGCTCCGACGCACTTGTAGCTGTGTCCAGCCGTCCACGCTGCATGACGCACTGCACGGCACTGTGTGAACCCGGTGGATCACAGCTGCTGCCTGTGTGCTTCCCCACGCAGTGGCGGTGGGCTTCGACTGGGGCAGTTACCTGAAGGACAATGGCCTCCATGCAGCCCCTGTCTCCTGTTTCAGACACGTGAGTCTCCACTTCCTTCATTTCATCCATAGGGTCGCACCAGCTTTCTGTTGGCATGGGTTCAAAATACAAGCAGCATGTGAAATAGTGCATGTAAAcaatcacagaaaacacagaatatatttatttatatatacaaaGCATATTTAAGTGAAATttttgaattagaattttaaagGTCCTcgaaaataatttaattgctCAGCTAATATTGCTAACATCACTCTGGAATACTGTTGATTACAGTTCCTGAAGTGTAAAGAGCTGTTGGGTGTTTTTAATTGCACACTTTAAATGTCTCGTGAGGGATGATTTAACCTCCTAATGCCACATTGTGTTATAAAACCAATATCCATATTACAGggaattaatattaatttaaagcaTTTAATCAGTCAGATCAGTTCTCATCCTTGACTAATCCTAAAGTCGGAACTACCAGAGAAAATGTAGTGAACTACATTTACTGTCTGACATTTGTGAGCCTTCTCTCCTGCCAAAATGTGTGACCATAAGTACCAGTTTATTTACTGCTTGCTGCGAACTTGCTACTGTCACACATACAGTTGGGTAACCAGCTAGCACTAGCTAAGTACATTAGCCAGCAAATAAACTTGCTATAAAATGACTCACTTCTGCCTAATAGCAATGGTTGTCATGAATAATTTACTATTTGGGGTTGGGGCACAACAAGCATGGATAGACATCTTAGGGTCATCACTGAAAACACTGTTTACATGAATTGCTTGTTCCTgtatgctgattggctgtttgagGGATGACCTTTGTTGCTCTcacatgctgattggctgtttgagGGGCGACCTCTGTTTCTCTtgcatgctgattggctgtttgagGTATGACCCTTGCCTGGGCCGCACAGACACCCCTCTCCGGTCTCTCCCAGGTGCCCCTGCACGATCAGTGGGAGGAGATCTGCGTGGGGCTGAAGGTGGAGGTGCTGAACAACGACGCGGTGCTGCCCAGCAAGGTGTACTGGATCGCCTCCATCATCCAGCTCGCAGGTGAGCCTGCgatgggcggggcggggcggggcggtgccgggggcggggtcacCGCAGCACCGCCCCTCCCCAGGCCACAGTCTCCAGATCCCTCTCAGCTTCAGCCAGCATCGTGCTCActgtctccctcacacacagcctgtggACCGTCAGCGTGTCAGCAGGGCACAGCAGTCTCCAAGTAAATAAAGTACTGATAACTGGTTAAATCCAAATGCGACGGGGTACGGTCGTCTTGGTATTCATTAAGAGATGGACCCGTTGATTGTAACAGATCACTGTAAAGTTCATTGTGCAGCTGAAATGATGGTGTAATTTATTAGGTAGTTACTGGGTTAGGGCACCAGGCTTGTAAGCGTAGgagttgcaggtttgagtcctgGCTGGGGCATTGGCCTTGTATGCTTGAGTAAGTTTCTTTACCTGGATTGCTTcaataaaatatccagctgctaCCTTGTGTTGtattaaaatcaaaataaaaccatataAACTGCATATGTCCCGCTGTGTGAGAGCGTCTAAATGTGTTCCAGAATGTTCATAAATGACCCAGTTTAGCTGTCTCTTGTACAGTCAGAAGCCCATTTATATGAAATGGTCAGagcactttttgttttgtgatgtaACTGGAATTGTCCAGACGCTGAGGCGTTCAACAATTCTGTGAAGTCAGCAAGCATTTCGATTATTGACTGGTTATTTCATTGTGTGCCGTctacataataaaaatgacattctcACAATAGAAATGTTTTCAGCTTTTTGGATGTCCGTGACTTTAGGCATAGGTGTGCGTTGGGTGTccagagtgtctgtgtgattttgcagtgtgtgtaccCGCTTCCCTCCCTCTACAGGGTACAAGGCGCTCTTGCGGTACGAGGGCTTTGAGAAAGACGGCAGCCATGACTTCTGGTGCAACCTGGGAACTGTGGACATCCACCCCATCGGCTGGTGCGCCGTCAACAGCAAGCTGCTGGTGCCCCCGAAGTGTGAGTCCTCCCCGCCACCAGGGCGGCGCTGCAGAAGGCTGCACGTGAACCCATTCCCTAGCAGGATGCAGCATGGCGGTGTATTGTAGCACCCTTAGTGAGTCCAGTGGGGCTCCCACGCTCCCTGATAGTTTGATAGTGTGGCGTATAGTTTTTTCCTGGGGTACTTTCAGAATCTCACTTTTGCAGCAcaacttggtgtcattttgcAACACTTTGTGTGATTTTAGGTAGCTTTTGGCTCTGCCAGTGTAAAATAATTCCACAAAGTGAACTTGCAACACAGTttattattaatgcattttggTGAAAATACATTGTTTAGTATtatggagtgtgtttgtgtttgtgtgtgtgtgtgtgtgcgtgcctacgtgtgtgtgtgtgtgtgtgtggtgtcattTACAGTAGTGCCATCTCAAAGCAGTGTAATGACAATGACGGTGTATTATGTGACTGAAAAcccttctgcctctctctctccagcggtCCACCATCGCATTAAGAACTGGAAGGGCTATCTGATGAAGCATCTGGTGGGAGCCAGCACCCTGCCTGTGGACTTCCACATGAAGGTGCTGAACTGGCTCAGTTTCTGGGCTGTTCTTCAGATGCTCAGTCCACCATCTTTCCATTtctggctggaccgcaacagcggggccagccctacaaacgcgaatgtctgtgactgactgactgactgactgactgactgactgactgactgactgactgactgactgagtgataaagttacaccgcgcgtgtctgtgacgtcggccggttcggtccagccatatactaggttttaacctggtcttgtttctgtGAGCTGACGAATGGCCACTGTCGCTTTTTCCTTCTCTTACTGACATGCAGAGTACTCTGGCCTTTAGATGCTGAAAATGCCACAGCTCACGACCTTTAAAAAGATTCACAAAGCCTCCTCCTTTTCTGGGACACTGCTCTCAGTCACGGCTAAATGACACACTGGTCTCGTCAAGTCCCTTCACTCCATTTTCTCTGTCTTgatctctcttcttttctccctctcctcctcccaccatccctctccttctgtctattttttgtctctttctctccctctgtccttatctctcccccctctttcttaccccctctgtcccactcccctctctttttctctctacctctcccccactctccccctcccccctctctctctcgctccccctttctctttctttccccctctctcccccctccttctcccctcctctgccccccctctctctctccctctgtccccccctctctcgccctGCCCCCGCTCTCAGATGGCTGACGGGATGAAGTACCTGTTCAGGCAGGGCATGCGGGTGGAGGTGGTGGACCGGGCGCAGGTGAGCCGGACCCGCTCGGCGGTGGTTGACACGGTGATCGGGGGCCGGCTGAGGCTGCTGTACGAGGACGCGGGGCTGGAGCCCGACGGGGAGGCGCTGTCCGACTTCTGGTGCCACATGTGGAGCCCGCTGCTGCACCCCATGGGCTGGTCCCGCAAAGTGGGGCACGCCATCAAGAGCCATGGTAtggtgcagggaggggggggtggcccAGCACGGGACCAGACCACGGGGAATGTGGGGTTCAGTGGAGAAGAGGCGAGTGAGGAGGATGTGGGAATTTAATGCcttgttcttgtctttttttttctggcgcAGACAAGCGTGTTGACATGAGCAGCCACCCAACTTTCCGCAAGATTTACTGTGATAGTGTCCCGCACCTCTTCAAGAAGGTCAGAACGcaatctttctctccccctccccctctctaacCCCCATCTCCCCTTCCATCCTTCcagatgagggggtggggtgatataattgtgcatgttttcttgtttgattATGAAGTATGAGGAAATTGCTTTTGTCTGTCTGCAGGACCTTAATTATGTTCTTCattttgtgcgtgcgtgtgtgggtttgtgtgcttgcgtgcgtgcgtgcgtgcgcgcgtgcgcgtgcgtttctgtgtgtgcgtgcgtgcgcgtgtgggtttgtgtgtgtgcttgtgtgtgtttgcatgcgtttccttgtgcttgtgtgtgtcacAGGTGCGGACCGTGTACATGGAGGGGGGGTTCTTTGAGGTGGGGATGAAGCTGGAGGCCATTGACCCTCTCAACCTGGGGAACATCTGCGTGGCTTCAGTGCGCAAGGTAGCTCCCACTCTGCCTGACTCCTCGTATACAAGTACAGCATACTGACCTGTACCTGCGCAGCACTGCTCTACAGCTACTGTACCTTTTATTTTAGTTCCCTTCAgaagatgcttttatccagagcaacttaaacaACTTTACTGTGTTCTGTCTTTACCATCATAACCCCACTAAGCCTTAATCAGGCTGTTCGAAGTGCTCTTACCGGCTGTTTCGAAGCCCGTTTGGCAGAGAGCCGTTATCGTGCTCCGTTAGCGTGTGGCTAGCTGAGCTCAGTTTGGCGGAGTGCAGTTATCGTGCTCCTTTAGCGTGTGGCTAGCTGAGCTCAGTTTGGCAGAGTGCAGTTATCGTGCTCCGTTAGCATGTGGCTAGCTGAGCTCAGTTTGGCAGAGTGCAGTTATCGTGCTCCGTTAGCGTGTGACTAGCTGTGCTCAGTTTGGCAGAGTGCAGTTATCGTGCTCCGTTAGCATGTGACTAGCTGAGCTCAGTTTGGCAGAGTGCAGTTATCGTGCTCCATTAGCATGTGAATAGCCGAGCTCAGTTTGGCAGAGTGCAGTTATCGTCCTCCGTTAGCATGAGACTAGCCGAGCTCAGTTTGGCAGAGTGCAGTTATCGTGCTCCGTTAGCTTGTGACTAGCCGAGCTCAGTTTGGCAGAGTGCAGTTATCGTGCTCCGTTAGCGTGTGGCTAGCTGAGCTCAGTTTGGCAGAGTGCAGTTATCGTGCTCCCTTAGCGTATGACTAGCTGAG
Protein-coding sequences here:
- the l3mbtl2 gene encoding lethal(3)malignant brain tumor-like protein 2 isoform X2, which produces MPNRCVAYGCVKTHEDNVTLFKFPKDPVEYRIWEKQVQRTRTNWTAKSTSHLCSDHFGKDCFEPKPSAAVKGSLPKSSLKLKEGAVPTVFILPPCSSCEGDGRDCSACTPKAKRRSVTVEQKDRTMEDEPAGTAGPLQGNTTGLEQEEEDDDDDDNDEVEEEEEEEEEDNEEGADNHKEEIVISPSKGPSSPSKASSPKDDEPAVCEMCGIVGTKDTFFSKTKRFCSVSCSRSYSSNSKKASILARLQGKPPTKKAKVLHKAAWSSKLGAFLHSQGVGQLLDGTIPGQDVAVGFDWGSYLKDNGLHAAPVSCFRHVPLHDQWEEICVGLKVEVLNNDAVLPSKVYWIASIIQLAGYKALLRYEGFEKDGSHDFWCNLGTVDIHPIGWCAVNSKLLVPPKSVHHRIKNWKGYLMKHLVGASTLPVDFHMKMADGMKYLFRQGMRVEVVDRAQVSRTRSAVVDTVIGGRLRLLYEDAGLEPDGEALSDFWCHMWSPLLHPMGWSRKVGHAIKSHDKRVDMSSHPTFRKIYCDSVPHLFKKVRTVYMEGGFFEVGMKLEAIDPLNLGNICVASVRKVLLDGYLMVGIDGVEIGDCSDWFCYHASSHAILPTGYCHKNKIPLTLPPGYDQVTFTWDKYLEETGTVAAPARLFQTDCPGHGFAPGMKLEAVDLMEPRLICVATVRRSAHRLLLLHFDGWEPEFDQWVDCQSPDIYPVGWCELTGYQLQPPISNEPASGGERHKKQHKPLGKKNKKLVKKKLANLISKNLPPPRPRPSDPPALLVPKTEPVEEEIIAVKVKEEEMELDTEPPVQAELPVKGPQALQTLLEQLKQEVE
- the l3mbtl2 gene encoding lethal(3)malignant brain tumor-like protein 2 isoform X1 is translated as MPNRCVAYGCVKTHEDNVTLFKFPKDPVEYRIWEKQVQRTRTNWTAKSTSHLCSDHFGKDCFEPKPSAAVKGSLPKSSLKLKEGAVPTVFILPPCSSCEGDGRDCSACTPKAKRRSVTVEQKDRTMEDEPAGTAGPLQGNTTGLEQEEEDDDDDDNDEVEEEEEEEEEDNEEGADNHKEEIVISPSKGPSSPSKASSPKDDEPAVCEMCGIVGTKDTFFSKTKRFCSVSCSRSYSSNSKKASILARLQGKPPTKKAKVLHKAAWSSKLGAFLHSQGVGQLLDGTIPGQDVAVGFDWGSYLKDNGLHAAPVSCFRHVPLHDQWEEICVGLKVEVLNNDAVLPSKVYWIASIIQLAGYKALLRYEGFEKDGSHDFWCNLGTVDIHPIGWCAVNSKLLVPPKSVHHRIKNWKGYLMKHLVGASTLPVDFHMKMADGMKYLFRQGMRVEVVDRAQVSRTRSAVVDTVIGGRLRLLYEDAGLEPDGEALSDFWCHMWSPLLHPMGWSRKVGHAIKSHDKRVDMSSHPTFRKIYCDSVPHLFKKVRTVYMEGGFFEVGMKLEAIDPLNLGNICVASVRKVLLDGYLMVGIDGVEIGDCSDWFCYHASSHAILPTGYCHKNKIPLTLPPGYDQVTFTWDKYLEETGTVAAPARLFQTDCPGHGFAPGMKLEAVDLMEPRLICVATVRRSAHRLLLLHFDGWEPEFDQWVDCQSPDIYPVGWCELTGYQLQPPISNEPASGGERHKKQHKPLGKKNKKLVKKKLANLISKNLPPPRPRPSDPPALLVPKTEPVEEETVIAVKVKEEEMELDTEPPVQAELPVKGPQALQTLLEQLKQEVE